The Natator depressus isolate rNatDep1 chromosome 8, rNatDep2.hap1, whole genome shotgun sequence genome window below encodes:
- the LOC141992241 gene encoding LOW QUALITY PROTEIN: 2-5A-dependent ribonuclease-like (The sequence of the model RefSeq protein was modified relative to this genomic sequence to represent the inferred CDS: inserted 2 bases in 1 codon) produces MEATDNSQPAAPNGCGNRTAAATASQLDEAIKKGSVKTVRQLLEEGADVNSKVEGGWTPLHSAVQADQEEIVSLLLEQGADPHARKDNGATPFIIAGIVGNVNLLELFLSKGSEINEKDNNGFTTFMEAAWYGREKALKFLFENFSDEKERDVNLGRMVSTQQRQMYKGRETALMDAARKGHLSAVKTLVKEMRASVHACDNFGRNALIHALRLPQKRNTILRQNKNIEPIVSFLLDCGADVTGRDENGKTSLILAAERQSQDLVELLLKTSKVDINAMGNDGKTALKVAVENNHEEIAKLLCENGARADGSDVFAAKENYNNEMVVLLLKYGATVTNSQPPKEWAPTSKRWGEQLRRLHSINSPQIGKLNIIFDEYYRIESTSEGGIYLGFHAGKEVAVKRFLLGSDKAKQESMCVSHCHRNRHMVKLHGTETHGNCQLFCLSLCESNLEDHLSKSAQGVNNHDILKTLXEAVRDLHSLELGHGDLHPRNILIDADDKVLLADFDKSSSFAEGQRELIIKEDLEALGRLVLYVVTRGEVPFDGPDGEDVAARCPTDLQGHMEIEDLIRSLVSPHGGNSVQLGDLIHHPFFWTYENRFEFLVDVGNHPDIEIRNSESQIVKALNCNKATTEKHFYQWTKKIDQDVLKDMKKRRSYKDTVTDLLRLIRNVGAHYGANPSWFKKIIQNPSQYFVDRFPDLTFYVYKHLRRVDRGASD; encoded by the exons ATGGAGGCCACAGACAACAGCCAGCCGGCGGCACCAAACGGCTGCGGAAATAgaacagcagcagccacagcgTCTCAGTTAGATGAGGCTATCAAAAAAGGTTCAGTAAAGACAGTCCGGCAGCTGTTGGAGGAAGGTGCAGATGTCAATTCCAAGGTAGAAGGTGGTTGGACACCTCTGCACAGTGCTGTACAGGCTGATCAGGAGGAGATCGTTAGCCTTCTGCTGGAGCAGGGTGCTGATCCACATGCCAGAAAGGACAATGGTGCCACTCCCTTTATTATAGCAGGCATAGTGGGGAATGTGAACCTTTTGGAGCTCTTTCTTTCTAAGGGGTCAGAAATCAACGAGAAGGATAACAACGGCTTCACGACCTTTATGGAGGCTGCTTGGTATGGGAGGGAGAAGGCCTTGAAATTCTTGTTTGAGAATTTCTCGGATGAGAAAGAGAGGGATGTGAATTTGGGCCGGATGGTCAGTAcacaacaaagacaaatgtacaAAGGCAGGGAAACAGCCCTGATGGATGCTGCCAGGAAAGGCCACCTCTCAGCTGTGAAAACCCTCGTGAAAGAGATGAGAGCCAGCGTGCATGCCTGTGATAACTTTGGCAGGAACGCTTTGATCCACGCGTTACGGCTGCCTCAGAAGAGGAACACCATACTTAGACAAAACAAGAATATAGAACCGATCGTCTCCTTTCTGCTGGACTGTGGTGCTGATGTTACTGGAAGAGATGAAAATGGGAAGACTTCACTCATCCTGGCAGCAGAGAGGCAAAGTCAGGATTTGGTGGAATTGTTACTGAAGACAAGCAAAGTTGACATTAACGCCATGGGCAATGATGGCAAAACAGCGCTGAAGGTAGCTGTGGAAAACAACCATGAGGAAATAGCCAAGCTGTTATGTGAGAACGGAGCTAGGGCAGATGGTAGTGACGTTTTTGCGGCCAAAGAGAACTACAACAATGAAATGGTGGTGTTGCTGCTCAAATACGGTGCCACGGTTACTAATAGTCAGCCTCCTAAAGAGTGGGCACCCACCAGCAAACGCTGGGGAGAGCAACTACGGCGTCTTCACAGTATAAATTCCCCTCAGATTGGAAAACTCAACATCATATTTGATGAGTATTACCGCATTGAGAGCACCTCTGAAGGAGGCATCTACCTGGGGTTCCATGCAGGGAAAGAGGTGGCTGTGAAGAGATTCCTTCTTGGCAGTGATAAGGCTAAACAAGAATCCATGTGTGTCAGTCACTGCCATAGAAACAGGCATATGGTAAAACTTCATGGGACTGAGACTCATGGCAACTGCCAGCTCTTCTGCCTCTCCCTCTGTGAGAGCAACCTTGAGGATCATCTGAGCAAATCTGCACAGGGAGTGAATAATCATGACATCCTCAAGACACT GGAAGCAGTGAGAGATCTGCACTCTTTGGAATTAGGCCATGGGGATCTGCACCCACGTAACATTTTGATAG ATGCGGATGATAAAGTTCTCCTTGCAGATTTTGATAAGAGTAGCAGTTTTGCTGAAGGTCAAAGGGAACTTATAATCAAAGAAGACTTGGAG GCACTCGGAAGGTTGGTCCTATATGTTGTAACAAGGGGTGAGGTCCCTTTTGATGGACCTGATGGAGAGGATGTGGCTGCAAGATGTCCAACGGATTTGCAGGGTCACATGGAGATTGAAGATCTCATAAGAAGTTTGGTCTCCCCCCATGGAGGAAACTCAGTTCAGTTAGGAGACTTGATCCACCATCCATTTTTCTGGACCTATGAGAA CAGGTTTGAGTTTCTTGTGGATGTTGGGAATCATCCAGACATTGAAATACGCAATTCTGAGAGCCAGATTGTGAAAGCTTTGAATTGCAATAAGGCAACAACTGAGAAGCACTTCTACCAGTGGACTAAGAAG ATTGATCAAGATGTCCTGAAAGACATGAAAAAGAGACGCTCCTATAAAGATACTGTCACTGACCTGTTGAGGTTAATCAGAAATGTGGGGGCGCACTATGGTGCAAACCCATCATG GTTCAAGAAAATAATCCAGAACCCATCACAGTATTTTGTTGACCGGTTTCCAGATCTGACATTTTATGTCTATAAGCATTTGCGCCGTGTAGACAGAG GGGCCAGTGATTAA